tcccagcagtgggacattcaaaCAGGTAGAGGAAAAAGAATGTATTTAAACATGCATAAATTGCATAGCAAAGTCACTAAGCATCCAATTAATAAGACGGCCATTGTCACGTGAATCAAATGGCTACTCATGATAATTTTCTGTTATTTATAGAATCTGTTGTTACTGCAATTAACTTGCTATACTTTACAtctttatagtaattttatgagattcaaaatatttattttatgaaagagTTAGgtgtataacattattttaaaaaaagcaaaCGCTACCTTTTTCTGGAATACAACTCGGAGTATCGTAATctaaagttataacaataataaaattcctTTTACTATACACACATACCATATTGACTTTGGTGTACCTGGATATAATGACCACAATTGTTCATCAAAGAAAATACCGTTTGAATATCAATTACAGACATAAGATACCTATCGGAACCGTTACGTAACGAAATATTACCTATAAACAGCTCAGCATAATACTAAAAGACATTTGCACTAAAGATCCAGACATTTCTTCAgacataaatatacaaaaatcaaccttaagttattgttttaaagGCTAATTTACTGTAAAGAAGTTTTGCTTAGTACACAGTTGAGTGCAAATTGCACAATAGGTCGGATCTAGGTCGTTTATTGCTGAAGGCGATCGGATATCTGAAGACTGTAGAAATTATGTGACGAGTAAttgaaaatatagttatttatagaaCTGTAATACCTAGTTTAATTATGTAAGGTGATGATTATGATATACGTTAAAAACATTCGTTTCAAAAGCAAGCTAAAAGTTCTATTCATAACGCCTTTTATACCGCAaggtgtaggtacctacactgTAAAATTAGTGCCTACGTTTCCACGATTCGCCTTTTCCAACGCCAGTGTCATATAATAAAGGGTGACATTATGAACAGAAGCAGCAGTTTTAAAAACTACACTGCCGCTCAGACAGTCAATCGTTAATCCTTTCTGCATACAACTAATGTTACTTTGAGCCAAAATGGCTCCTGGCACCTTTTGCCCTACTATAGCTTTCCCATTTTCCACATTGGTTTTCTTTTAACTAAGCTTTCAAGTCTAAAAGATGTCGATGAAACGATATAAAAAATCTGGCAATGATTGCAAGACCTTTGCTTTCAAAGTTATATCCTGATCACAACCTCTTTATCAACTCTATTCAAGATCTTTATTTGTTCTGCATAATTTTTGTCTGTTGGTTACTTTACCTATCGGATAGTCTTTCCCTAAATGTTATTACTTATTGAGGtagtttatcaaaatattccagtgatttataatttaaattctcaTTAGCCCTTACGCAATCAAAGTAAAACTTGCTTTTATTTCTACAAGGACTATTTTGTAAAGAATCTTTATGAacgttacataaatatatttaaaaataactcgcAACAAAAGCATAGAAATATTacgtaataatgttattaaagtaAATCAGTTCATCAGCGGTATTCATAGAAGATTGAATGATCGTGTTTCAACTGATGCATATAATATTAGCTACCTATAGTATACTCTACGTGCTCACGTGTGTGACATAATAACTATTTGCCGGCACTAACTGTTTATGACACTGTCGTAAAGGATTTGTGTCGAGCACATATCACTAACGACAACTGGACGGATAACTAGGTTCCTGTTTGTCTTTCTGGTGAATAAAATTGACTTTAGGGTTTTGGAGGGGTGGATCTGccaaataaaacagtttttccgGCAAATTGCATAGTCTTTGCGTGAAAAAAAGGGATATCCTTGGGAGAGGTTAAAGTAACTAAGCGGGTTTGTTACTTTTTGTGTAACAAATGTGAGTTGTTGTGTTTTGAAGCGCACTGCACCAACGATGCAGTCGCAATATGTCCGAAGTAAATATGTCTGTATGTAAATATGTCGCAGTATGTCTGAAATAGAAAGGTTGGGTAGGTATATGATCATTCTAAGCGGTTTCTAAACCTACCTCAACTCTAAACTATACTTCTATTCAGTTCCGTTCGATAACATGTAACCGTACAgatgttaagaaaatatttctttatgtaTCGCATGTATAATAGAAAGCCTTAGAATCTGAagtaaatgaaaacatttttcataacaaaatgaaattatttatgctCGTCAACTCTGTAGAAGTTGATTCAATTAACAAAGTTATAAGAAGCCATACTTAGGTTTTATTCTTCAGACTTTTTCATACGACTTTCACTCGACATTCGCAAAACATTACTCCGAGTTTTCTTACAAAAGATTGTTTTGCACTCGAAATAAGCAgagttaatatattttcaggGCATTTGTATTCGTACGAATATATTATTGTGAATGTAGAATGCATCACGGAAAAGTTTTTGCATGTTTTCCATCGTGATAAACAATTTGTAATGCATTTATACGTTGCATCTCACACTTAATCTGAGGTCAatctgaataatttattatttcgcaAAATCGAtaccaaatattaatattgtaatttgattGCAAAACACTTCAGTTACTGTATTTTGCAATGAAATCTCAATATTTTTAGAGACTGCTTCCAAAAGCTAATCAAGTCTTTACCAAGCTTTGGCTGGTTGATGTAATCATTTTCtaaagtaagtttatttatgtCTCCGTTTTCGGGTAGATATGAAATCTTTGCTTTCATCATTTATTACATCACTCTTTTAAGTTTTGGACAGAAAGTCAACAGCCTTCTGTCTACGAAACATTTATCCAGCTCGAAAGCCTAGGCAAAACCAGCGTTCCTAAATTACGCAGCATTCAGTTGCAAATGTTAGACCTATTAGAAAAGTCGATTTATCCTGAAAAACATCTCTACTACAGTTTCATGACATACATTAAGTATGTGTTGGTAAATTGCAAATCGCAGCTGTATCTCGTGAACTGTTcgcttttatttgtaaacattataCTGTGACCTCAAAACAGTAGGTATATGTTGCCTGGCTTGTTGTGTGACGTGCTCCTGAATCTATGCATGAACTAACATTATAAGTGATAAAGTATTACTTTTCTTACATAAgcaatgatttattttgattcttaagtattttatatacttatactgcTTTTACCGAAGCGAAATATCAAGAAATAGCTTAAGTACCTATAAAATTGCTAGGTACCTATGGAGTTCTTTTTAAGGGattcagtttttaataataaaagtcgACCTGATGGACTAAACTGTCTTTCCAATATTCGCAATCTCCAGGAAATCTGGCAAGCATCCAATTCAATCTGCCATCTCCACTTTAGCCTGAAAGCATTTACCACTTTGAATAAAAGCTTATGGTAAATGTCCTGTGGCTTTTTAAATggggtatttatttatttatgaaacatcTTTATAACACAGTTATTTAATTGATTTCCCAAAAAACTACTGACTACTTGCTTACTTATTACTGttatattaagtatttacaTTTTGGTCAGCATCAATCTTCTTGAGGTTAATTCTGCAATTATTGGTGTCGGCAGGTCCGTCAGTacagcacgtcatttagaaatcatactaatattattaatgcgaaagtttgtgatatgtacatatgtatggatgtttgttaccctttcacgcaaatacttctgaatCGATTACGGTGAAATTTGgtggtagctgaagacccagaataacatataggctatttatcccggagttcctgagggatcgggatttatacgagaagggtttccacgcggacgaagtcacgggcggcctTTAGTACATTATAGGTGTAATTAGTAAACGTGCTATAACAATTTTCTGTCCCTAAGCTATATGTATATGTCTTCCTACACAAAACCTGACCTACATAGGCATAGTTAGTTAGTTACTACATGTTATCTGCATGAACTAAGCCAATCAAACTAGTCGGAACTGCGCCGGACATAAAGCCGATAAAGTGATTCAATACAACGATGTTGTTTGTTTACTAGTACGTCATGTTATCTGTGATATTACTGTAACATATTACTAGACTGATAGTGAGATAACATTGAAATCTAATGTAATAATTGCGTTTTCTGATAGTGGTTTTGGGCAGGAGAAAATCGGGATAAAACGGTTGGTAATCTTACTTAACTTAGTGGTGAAATTTCGTAAAAGCAGCTCCCTATTTTGTAtgcagaataaaattaattttaagtaaaataaataaactgtttaattGTGTAAGGAGACTATATTGGAAAGCCTATAACAAATTGAACAATGATCTTGGTTTTGGCTGTAAGATAAGCGCTTTGGACTTTTCTCTTATATAGACGGGGCAATTAGTTCCAGTACCAGCGCAGTAGGAATTATACAGTTAGCTATtgcactttttaatttaaaacagcATTTTCTATTGAAGATTATGAGAaggtttgtctgtttgtttgtacgtCATTTAACGTCTAGCCCTGTACTCAGAAGTGTGGGACGCAGGCAAGACGTAGGCGGTGCCTAGGGAGAGCCTGAGAGCTGTCATCGACACGCTTGTTCAACGCACTGTTTCATggaattcataatattatgtacctatttttgttgggtaaaataatagtaagtttATGGTGATAGTGGTTCTTGTTAGTCCTAAAGCTGCACTTATctaggcttaacccctccctcattacaggagaaccttgcccagcagtcgtacagtaataggttaaattaatgtttatttgtaaacacgTTTCAAGATTTAACGCGTTTGCCTGTACAGTTTACACTCGTTTTAGTAAATACAGTATTAGGTACAtagatttgtttatttgatagCCGATTTAATTCAAGTATTCCAGAAAAGATACTTCTCTTCGATGACAATACTGTGTAATGTAGATAACGATACGAAGTCCTTGAAAGActtcatttataatgttttctgCTGAAACTGTCAGTAGATGTCAACATACTTATAATACAGTTTGTATCCTCGAATATTATCCCGAAGGTTCGATGTGATAACAATAGGATTCGCTTATCGACCTCAATTGTCGAACCAATGCAGTTAAATTGCAAATGACGGCCGGGTCGTTCGCACATTCATAGCACTCGAGTAGCCACAAGTACCTCGCATGTTTAATCATTCAATTTCAACACCCTCGTTGGAAACTAGAACTATTGTAGAACTTATCAATATCTAAACCTTCTACTACAGCCGGCAAGCATGAAGTTTAATTTAACCAGAACACCTTGACCTACCTACCcctttttaaaactaaagaaaCTTGCGGCGAAAAGTGATGTTAATACAATTTTCACAGCTCAAGTTTCAGTGGTCGCTTGACTTTCATAGGCTGCTTATTGTGCGATATCGGAAACGTAGAATGTTCTAGAAGGTACGATTTTATTTGCTGCTTAGTTGAGTGACGCCCTCAGTGCGCATTCGTCTCGCGGTACAGAGGCACGTGCGGAAGGGGATTCCTTTTTCAAATTGTGCCTATCGAGTGAGTGTTTATTGTTTATGGTTTTTTTATTacctgtgtttatttttttttatttaatgatgaTCGATATAATGGCGCGCCATTATATTGTGCCTTTTGCGTATGCATTTTATAGAGATGCAGTTGCGGTCGGCTCATTTGGCCGGATTGTCGGATTATATTCGCGTGATCTCGATATTGTAAACAAACCGGGCCGCGTCTAGGATTATCTCTGCTTAATGATGTCGAGGGATCAGACAGATTTATACGGATTTTCGGAAGGATTTccaagttaattaattttgctttttttgtttTCCGTCGATGAATTTGTGTTACGTTtggttttacttaaaaatattataatggctCCAGAGATTtccacttttttttttattttatggtggTGCAAATTTTTTCTCTATTTGTTTACATTCCTATCGTATTTTATTCCTGAAAATGTTGCATCTGATGTTAGTATAGTCGTCATATCGTAGAACCTTGGGTGCGTTTACTAATTCTGCTTGATTACACGCCAGCTACAACTCGTTTGCTACGGATGAGAATAACTTATTACGAGTAGATCTTTAAGAAAGAGGATATTGTCTTTTTGTCTATaatttttatgtgtaaaagtcgcaagtatattttatgttttcttccTTGCGTATCATATTTACTCATATTCGCAATTTTCACGTAAAGAAAGACaagaaaactaaaaacattttaatatacgatTTAAACAACCACGAGAATTTTGTATAATGCACCTGGTGTAACCCATtaataaaagtagtaaaaaaataaaacagatacaTCATTTCCTATTACATACACTACTATAAGACAAATACACCACTGAACTTCaagaattatttgaaaatttagaagaaattaatttgaatttttgcaAACATTCAAAGTCAGTACGACTAAGAAGGATTTATATTCTATATCTAACACATAATTTGTTATTAGTTATCAACATGCCCTTAACAGCTATGTTATCATAACACGGGTGACCTAATTAAATCACTAACGAGCCGATAGCAAAGCCTTCGAACGACCTACCCTAGTTAGGTTTCACTTGTAATTGAAACGGTGGTTAGATTGGATTCGAGAAAAACTTACTGCAAAGAAACTCAGACCTTGCTAGACTGATAGAGTAGACTGGAGTGCAGAAACTTACCTTCCTCAtgcaaaactttaattttaatacaatagtttattttattggtatcTATAGAGCACATTTCTTGGCTGTATCGTAGCTATCGCGAAATCACGTGGTTgttgtattgtaatatttagattatcgatggttttttttgtatgcTGTCGGATGTTGTATTTGCTTAGTGTGAACCGTAATTTATTAACACAATTCTGAAGCCTAGTCCTCTTTTTGAACTCAGTATACTTGATGGGACATATATTTGGAAACTGTTTTGTCAGCCGGTAACTTTGCCCCAAAATACTGCTTACAGATACAACTTTTGTATcctaaataacaattttatattcctaaagacttaaaaaaacatacgaGTACATACCAAGTACTTTTAAAATGCTTGCTTTCGTCTCGAAACATCTACTACATGTATGGATACCATACTCATCAAAATATGATACCAGCGGAAAACGGAAAATAAATAGTCgtgcaaatattacaaaatctaATCGCAAATATGTCGATGCATACTAAATACTATTCATATCAAGTTTCCCTGTTTTCCACCGTTTGTTTATACTAATATAAGTTTACGCTTGTTATACAATTGTTATCGGTATTATGTCATCGAAGCAGGCTGCAACTGAAGGTCGTTGCCGACTGCACTCGGTACAAACTATGTACTATTTCTATATGCGTTAGTGATTAGATTTTCCTTCACctttaaattaatgattagTACCATAATAAGGACATTTGTTTACAACCCATTCGTAACAGGGAATAAGTATTATCGGTGAACCGAGACGAACCTTTCCGTGATCCAGAGGTCACCTTGAACCCGATTGTCATGATACGCAATAGTAAGTTTTGTCTGTGTCAAATTAAGGAAATAGTCCTGATACCTGAAGATcctaaacataaaaattaaaagcagtTTAGTCAACATTAGTGGATTGcctgaaaataatgttttaaaattgttcttattctttaaaatactaTCTCAAGAAGAATTCTTCTCCTCCCGGGTGAAGATTAAaagaatgtgtttttttttgtattaaggtGTTCATTTTAGCCaccatttacttatttttttcttacataaCCAAAAGTTCCAGACGACCATTTGTTCCGCATCTATTTCGGGAGGAAAATTGCTCAACTGTCGGCTAACTTACTTACCCAgtaatgttttgaagaaaaggCCTTTTTGTAAGGCTTCTCGTAAGAGTTGGCCAATATTCCCGTCTGCAATCTTACTTGTAAACTTATACTAATGTTGAATCACGTGTGTAGTTTCCAATCGTGTGATTGGAACGTCCTTAATTACGTCGTGTCGTCTCGGTTACGACTTGCCTTTGACAATGGGATATCGATCAATGATTGTCAATTATTGCGGACTGTTTAATAAGTACTTTAGTTGTCCTTCTTGAGGGGTTTTATAATGATAGTTCTTGTAGTTAGTTACTTTCTGTATGTATATTGGCATGAAACAAGTAGCAGCAAGAAATCATAAATACATGCAGTGATAGTTGCTTAGGCCCAAAAGACTCTCTATCGGTCTGTTTATTCTTATGACaggtaattttaaacaaaagcaCCGGTCGCAGAATTAAAATATCCAGTCAcacgtatttattattttaattttatcaatagtCTACAAGTTATAGCTAAACCGTAAGTTTTTGTTCCCAGGACTTAAAACACTAGCACCAAAATGTTAGGTGGAAGCGTACTATGGTTCCGCCACGGACTGCGTCTGCACGACAACCCGGCGCTGCACAGTGCTGTGGAAGACAGGAAGGCACCTTTCTTCCCCATGTTCATCTTTGATGGAGAAACAGCAGGTAAAGGCTTCAAATCAATGATAATACTAGCCACGGTAGTCATCGATATGTATTGAAGTGATCTGGTTGGCAGTTAGTGACTGTTGAAGCACTTTGtactgttatttgttttgtattttaataccACTACTACTAAGATTGGAAAACGTAGGACTGTGTGTAAACTATTTATCATATTGCAACCGACGTAAGACTGAACGTAAATAGAAATAGCTTGGTTTATTTGACCTCAGAAATTAATGCTCAAATATTCTGATCAAAGATTTACGAATAGGCTCCAGCTTGCATTCAATTAGAAGCCATAAGGTTCTTAATTTAATATCCTTGCACATCGCTTCAAAAACGAGTTTAGCATCTTTAAAGGCCTAGAAGAATTCCCACGTTTTATAGGCAAGCCATTAGTTCAGTTGTTCAGTAAAATTGCATTCTTCCGCGTGGTACGAGCTCGCAAGGCCGTCGATGCAATGCCTAGGTCGTAATACTTGATATTATCTACGTCGTCAATAGATAATGAtgtgttataatattgtatttgagTATTCTATTTATGGTGGCATAATGGACTTTCCATTTTGACTACTACTCTTTgcataagacaaaaaaaaagtataatatgtaTCCAGAATCCGTTGCGTTTGGTACTACAAACGTAAATTGCGGCATGTTATATTGTTAATTACAAAATCTCTGTAGTTCTTTAAAAGAAGATTCGTCGGGTTAGTCTGGACTTCAGGGtcaagaaaaatatgtataattggGTTTTCCTGTTTACAGCTTTCCACAATATATTTTAGGCATTCCATTCTACTATATTTTCTCCGGCTTTTTAATGCTCTTTTATTCGTTCCACCAGGTACAAAAGTCGTAGGCTACAACCGTATGCGCTACCTGCTTGAGGCTTTAGAAGACATCGACAATCAACTGAAGAAGTATGGCGGCAGACTCATCATGATCAAGGGGAAGCCTAATGTCGTGTTTAGGAGACTTTGGGAGGAGTTCGGTGAGTGAAGAAAACTGTTGTTGTTATCCAGAGATACATTTTAATTCGTGTAAATATCAGCTCGTAAAAGTCGTGACCAGTCAAAATATCGATAATTTGTAAACCTGTACGAAATATTATGTGAACTTTTCGATTAATGAGAGACTCATAGTTTCCTTTTAGCTAAAATAGGCCTTTTTTACCCCCATGGAATggaataaaagatttaaaataaatcctgTCTGCCGAAACCACAGGTGTTCACGATACCTCGAACCTATATTTTAACTAACTATGATCTGGAGTTTCACTCGTTTTCATTAAGATTACTTCCATTTTGCGTAATTTTACGATGGAGAAAAACACTTCAATACCTATTATTAAACAACTTGAAAAGAAGGACAGCCTTCTTAAGTGTTCTGATGATGCTTTTTCTTCAATGTCCAGGTATCCGCAAGTTATGTTTCGAGCAGGACTGTGAGCCGGTGTGGCGCGCCCGCGACGACAGCGTGAAGGCGGCGTGCCGGGAGATCGGCGTCGTGTGCCGCGAGCATGTGTCGCACACGCTGTGGGAGCCCGACACCGTCATCAAGGCTAACGGGGGAATACCGCCGCTTACTTATCAGATGTTCTTGGTAAGAGTAGTAACTATTCGTTCacttaaacttcttatacaaaatttgtataaaggcggcttaatgtcaaattttcttccagtctaccttggggtgatacAGAGATGAAATGAAGTacgtgtttaaattataaaggagaACAATTAAGTCTTTTAATGACGGAATATAGTGCTATAGgctaatttatatgtatatctatgtatgtatattacatgCCCTTTTATCTGCATTCCTTTAGTctgaaataaacaacaaacgtGACTCGACCGCAAATCGTACAATCAAACTAAACCCTGTAATGGTTTGCAAGAATAATTTTGGGCTGCGTTTATTTTCTAACTTGTACACAGCAGCTCCTGCCATTGAAATGATTGGTaattaaaaaggattttttttttgttatagcaCACGGTAACCACCATCGGAGACCCGCCACGTCCCGTTCCAGAAGTCAACCTGAAAGGCGTCAAGTTTGGCACGCTGCCCGAGAGCTTCTACCAAGAATTCACTGTTTTTGATAAGGTAATACTTTACTTACATCTTCTATTTGAATTACTAACTCACACTGTTAGAGAGATGAAGAGACAAGCGCAGGATCTTAAAAAATGGCACACTAAGGGAAgacctatactcaacagtggatAGAAATGGGCTGAAAAGATAGATACTCGTAGATAAacaataggtgcctttacacacacgctctttcgcgcgtgaaacaacaaacgAAAGAGCGCGCCGCGCTAATCTGTCAGACAGAGAGCGCGGCGCTCGGTACAACCTAATATTACAAgtctaaaatgaaaataaaaataatttgaaacataTCCAAATGTTGATACTTATTTTGTGGACATAACATATTGCTGGCATAAGTACAATTCTGAGCAAGCTAGCcgattaaagaaaaaataaaataagctaaaagaaaaaagtgtcCTACCTCAATCTAGCCGAAATATTACATCATACCTACTAATGCTCAGAAAGTCATTGTATAATCATTTCATAAAGCTAAGATCTACTAGTTACGTAGATATCTATCGTCGTGGCAATGTCAGTTATAATCTCTTCAAGTTCAATGGTGCTCACGGCCAATACTTATTGATTGTTAGACAATAAACAGTATTGTTGGAAAACTGTTCTGTTTTACTCATTCTAGCTCTATAATGCTATTTCGTCTCTACAAACGAGTAGATTCTTATGGAAACAAGACTTTTTCGTTTTATCAACTTTGGCTAATTGCGAGTATTTTTTGAACGAGATCGACTGTAAATGGAAATTGTAATAGATATTCATATTGGGAACTTGTttcgttatttgtttttttttaacgataaaaagaaaatacattttagtattttttctcTTCTTTCTATAGTAACACGTTGTATACTTTTTCCTTCTACTTATTTTAGAACACTTGTTTtgaatactaaaaaatatacttttattttaacacacAATATTATTCCTTTAGACCCCAAAGCCAGAAGACTTGGGCGTGTTCTTGGAGAACGAGGACATTCGTATGATCCGCTGGGTGGGCGGCGAGACCATGGCGTTGAAGCAGATGCAACAACGTCTTGCCGTTGAATATGAGACGTTCTGcaggtaatattataataattaaccaTGTGAAGCACTGTGCATTATCAATGTGTgttacgtatacgtgcacgtagGTGTACGCTACACGCGTacattgtgtatttatttaacatatgGTTAGTGAACAACCTAGTGTTGATGTTGTTCATGGTCGTCGTTCAAGTTGTTCAATGctttttaagaataattacaATGTAAAATGTTACCAAACTTATGTGGTGGTTTAGTAGGTTACTTAACCTATATTTGCCCATAGTGTCGAAAATGACCAAAATTATGCACTTATACGCACGCAGCACGTGACATaatgtaaaattacaaaaatcggtaataaataagttttggGCATATGTGGGTCGTATATGAACTTTTTAATTAGGGATGAAACTACGATAACTGCAagcattaaatttaattttaacatttccaGGGGCTCATATTTGCCAACGCACGGTAATCCCGATTTACTCGGACCACCGATATCATTGAGTCCTGCGCTACGTTTCGGCTGCCTCTCAGTAAGGAGGTAAGTTTGTTCTCAACCATTtcataatcaaacaaaaaagcCGTTAATTTCTCAATTacttctatatttatataagtaaagGTGTTTTTAAATAGCTTGTCAGCGTATTGTTGGAAACACCTTTGCGTATGTTGTGTTACAATATTTTCCAATTTTAGTTTCTACTGGTCTGTACAAGATTTGTACCGTCAAGTACATCAGGGAAGGTTGTCTGCAACACACTTTATAACAGGtaaattaaaactcatataTTTATGGGCGATTTCACCACTGTCgttttagaatttttaattgataaagtGACAAATACCATTTGAGAAAGCTCCACCTTATTAGCAAATTCTTTGTTTTCTAcagttttttaaatcaatacaaatatcaaaaatagtCTTTAAATAATACACTTATTGAATTGgcaatgaatataattatacttattgttttgttaataattttcagGGCAGCTAATATGGCGTGAATATTTCTACACAATGAGTGTGAACAATCCTAATTACGGTCAGATGGCCAACAACCCTATCTGTCTTGATATTCCGTGGAAGAACCCTGAGGGAGACGAGCTACAaaggtatgtataatattagttattttaacaaaataattgtgaaaCTATGTGGTCTCTTATCATCTCTGAACATTAACTCTTATAtcaacatatacatatacatttcttataatattaaaacttacaTTTCTATGAAGGTTGAGTTCAAAGAATGTAAGCTCTGCTAAATTCCTATGATTTTAAATACACTTCCCAGACTAACAGTTTCTCATTTGTGTTCACCTTTGACTCGACTTATACATGACAATACCTTTTAACATTTGAATAAGAGCTAAAAAAGTAGTCATGTTCTGTATATTCCAGATGGATGGAAGGTAAGACAGGTTTCCCGTTCGTGGACGCGGCCATGCGCCAGCTGCGCTCGGAGGGCTGGCTGCACCACGCCGCCAGGAACACCGTGGCCTCGTTCCTCACGCGCGGCACGCTGTGGCTCTCGTGGGAGCACGGACTGAACCACTTCCTCAAGTACCTGCTCGATGCGGACTGGTTAGTAGGAGACTATAGTTATTTAAGATTGATTTTTCGATGGTgagttttttttgcaaaattgcCAACAATGACAGATGTTGGTTGAGAGAAAATTGAAAAAGGTATCggacataataatgtaaataga
Above is a genomic segment from Anticarsia gemmatalis isolate Benzon Research Colony breed Stoneville strain chromosome 8, ilAntGemm2 primary, whole genome shotgun sequence containing:
- the cry gene encoding circadian regulator cryptochrome isoform X1, with protein sequence MLGGSVLWFRHGLRLHDNPALHSAVEDRKAPFFPMFIFDGETAGTKVVGYNRMRYLLEALEDIDNQLKKYGGRLIMIKGKPNVVFRRLWEEFGIRKLCFEQDCEPVWRARDDSVKAACREIGVVCREHVSHTLWEPDTVIKANGGIPPLTYQMFLHTVTTIGDPPRPVPEVNLKGVKFGTLPESFYQEFTVFDKTPKPEDLGVFLENEDIRMIRWVGGETMALKQMQQRLAVEYETFCRGSYLPTHGNPDLLGPPISLSPALRFGCLSVRSFYWSVQDLYRQVHQGRLSATHFITGQLIWREYFYTMSVNNPNYGQMANNPICLDIPWKNPEGDELQRWMEGKTGFPFVDAAMRQLRSEGWLHHAARNTVASFLTRGTLWLSWEHGLNHFLKYLLDADWSVCAGNWMWVSSSAFEALLDSGECACPVRLGQRLDPSGEYVRRYVPELARMPVEYIYEPWKAPIDVQERANCIIGKEYPAPVVNHLVAAQRNRNAMKKLSRSVTGRLDKDRWLNIVGELRHILQKAPPHCCPSSEEEIRQFMWLNE
- the cry gene encoding circadian regulator cryptochrome isoform X2 — encoded protein: MLGGSVLWFRHGLRLHDNPALHSAVEDRKAPFFPMFIFDGETAGTKVVGYNRMRYLLEALEDIDNQLKKYGGRLIMIKGKPNVVFRRLWEEFGIRKLCFEQDCEPVWRARDDSVKAACREIGVVCREHVSHTLWEPDTVIKANGGIPPLTYQMFLHTVTTIGDPPRPVPEVNLKGVKFGTLPESFYQEFTVFDKTPKPEDLGVFLENEDIRMIRWVGGETMALKQMQQRLAVEYETFCRGSYLPTHGNPDLLGPPISLSPALRFGCLSVRSFYWSVQDLYRQVHQGRLSATHFITGQLIWREYFYTMSVNNPNYGQMANNPICLDIPWKNPEGDELQRWMEGKTGFPFVDAAMRQLRSEGWLHHAARNTVASFLTRGTLWLSWEHGLNHFLKYLLDADWSVCAGNWMWVSSSAFEALLDSGECACPVRLGQRLDPSGEYVRRYVPELARMPVEYIYEPWKAPIDVQERANCIIGKEYPAPVVNHLVAAQRNRNAMKELRHILQKAPPHCCPSSEEEIRQFMWLNE